A segment of the Nicotiana tabacum cultivar K326 unplaced genomic scaffold, ASM71507v2 Un00474, whole genome shotgun sequence genome:
CCTTCATCAGAATCCCCCACAGGAGTATTCGGATTGAACTGGTGTGTGATATCAAAAATTTGCCCATCTTCATACACCTCCCTCCTTAAAGGTCTCAAATCATCATTAGATCCAAcacaagaacccggttcatcaccGTATCCAGTTGGGTATGCATCATTAGATGATGAAAAGGCAACAGATACTGTACTTACAGCCAACAACTCAGCTAATACTAGCAACTTACACACAGCCCTCATCTTACTTTCCGAAAAAGGCATGAACTTTGGCAACGGAAATTAGAAATCTCAAAGTTATGACTCCACCAATATGGTAGACATAGCAGTTGTGAGATTTTGATAAGTAAGCATTAAGTTCTATTCAAGACGAGTATTTTATTCTTGTAAGTAAATCGTGGCCAATATTAAAACACTACTTTGGAGGCCTCAAAAGAtactctgaaaattgagtccctACAAGTATATAATAAGTACAAGTTGCACCCATCACATCAATCTCCAGAAGGAGCTCACGACAAAACAAAGTTTTCAAACGTTACAGCCCTCTGCAAATAAACAGTGGCCAAGAGTAACATGCCCAATGTCGctttccaaattcatcaaacacgtAACccatcaatttttttttcaaccCATCAATATAAATGTACCTCAAATAGACCGTTACGAGACTCCAAAAACATAAACTCAAAATTTCGTGCATGAAATACCAGTGCACCTTTCAACCCTACTCGAGTTAAAAGTTCTATGCAGCAATATAAAAATTAACCTCATAGAGTTACTAAAAAGATAATTGCAAATAACGGAGCAAAAACTTCTTTACGTTGttagtatttataacttaaatcctAATCTAATACTAGTGTGTACTAATTATGTGTAATATGCAAGTATTAGAGGAGAAAAATTAAAGGGACGGAGATTGATAGTTACCGTTGAGAACTTCGAGGTCGAGAGTGTCGATATCAAAGCCGGCATCGAAATAATGATCGTAGACATGACCAGGAGCATCAATATGCGTGCCGGTGTGAGTCGGAAGTTTCATCTCGGAGTTATTAGCAAGAGAACCATTCTTCATGCTATTTGGCAGCCACAGGAATTGGCCAAGCCCGTTTTCTAATCCCCACGACGGCATATCAGGGCTTAATCGGTGAGTAATATCGAAAATACGGCCGTCTCCGTAAACTTCACGGCGGACTGGAATTAGGTCATCGGAACCAGTAGATTGACAGGAGGTTGCGCTATCAATGCCATAGGGTGAGGGATACGCTGAATCGGCGAGTGAAACAATGGGATTGAGAATTACTTGTGAAAGAGTGATTAGTAGAAGCAGGAAGGTAGGGACCACCATCTCGTCGGCGGATCAATGAATGGTCGCCGGAAGTTTGAAATTTTGGACGGAGGAAAAAGACTCTGTTTGTGACAGTGTCAGCTAATTATTTGTAGCAAGTCGACGTGAAAAACAAATTGGGTAAAAAGAAGATGATTATATAACAATTTTCAATTGGATAAAAGATCCGAATTTTGGGGGGTTTAATTTGAATCAAATTCTATTGTCTAAAGGAATGGATAGTACTTTATACTCAAACTGAAGTATTAAGCGGATAATGTTTCAGTGGGAAGTAAACACTGTGATTGGATTTTTCAATCAGGTAAGAGTTTTATTTGCATTAGGACAAAAGCTTATGAAAAATCGTTACGGATAATAAAAGTTCATCGCTTCCTATTGGTTTGTAAAATTAACACATTGTGACAGAGATAACACTGACAAAGAAATTGCACATAATGCACATTACAGTTGGAAAAAGAACGTGAGACCTGTGGTGGATAAATTCCAACTTTGGGCCAGGCCCATCCACAATCAACGACAAGTCCAGCCCAAGAAAGTCTATTCTTTCACCTACGTGAAGTTCCACTATTGGACTGGgaatttgcatctatacccgctttttgggttatttgtgtccgctttgcaaaaaTAATTACAAGCGTActcactttttcgcgtaacttcagcatacgcggctgaagtagcaaagacaatcacgtaAAACTTTAtcattctagtagacgggactGAAGTAGCAAATGTGCTGAACCacatatgctgaagtttttgttgtaattgctgaacttaagcatagtagctgaagttttgttctctatttgctgaagtttttgtttgtaactggcgaagtttttgttttgtaactagcgaacttcaagtttttgtttttgtaactggcgaacttcagctttagagctgaagttttgttttgtaactgacgAAGCTTGAATAAAATTAACTCTATTTCTGCATAAAGGTCAAGCATATATGACTAAAGTTCAAATATCTTTTGCATAAGGGTCAAGCATATATGGCTAAAAGTCGAAGTCTTTTTGTACATATGATATGGCTGAAGCTAGGCTAATGTCCAACCGTATATGCATGAACTTGGCAAAATATGGCAGCTTCAGTTTGTTTGCCTTCTTCCTTTAAGCTGCAGCTGAAATTTTGATCAAATTCACTCAAACTTTAACCAATCGGTCCTAACAGCAGtgttacacctcctttttacctacatctcgcgagggtataagggagtttttttttcaattaaaggacaatcgaaacgggatttgtttatttatttcagagtcgccacttgggagatttagggtatcccaagtcaccaattttaatcccgaatcgaggaaaagaatgactccatattacagtttgcgtaccagaaatccggataagaaattctgttaacccgggagaaggtgttaggcattcccgaattctgtggttctagcacggtcgctcaactgtcgtattcggcttgattatctgatttttatacaaatatgaacttatgtgcaggttttaactctttaccgcttttattattgtaaaaaaaatgtgaacatcgtttaaaaaaaatgtctttggattgcgtcacatgaaatacacTCGCAATCCGAAACAcagttttattcaatgttttgggatttggatttgggtcgcatgaaatgcgcacccgaatttatgaaggtaagattaattaaatcgcgcctaaagcgattagcgtatttatTATTTGGGGACAGCCGTGAAGTTTGCTAAACGGCTCCTCCTGCAATCTAAGTGATTAAATGTACAttcattgagggccccgcaatttgtgcgttttattaggcgaggctcatctcatttattttaaaaggataatcctaaaatacctacatcttttctattaaaGATGTCTccacaaaatgaaagagaaaatgtcttaatttatttacatgcttaaaCGGGCCGTTGTTTATTATTTACCAATTTACGACCATTGTTGACGAGAAATAAACATCATCAAAATTGAAATTGTAAATAAAGTACAAAATTGACaagtagtattttttttttgaaagaaactaAATATCTTGTAACTATCCTAAGCCTATTTTGTTAAATGAACAAACCATGGGTATTAATTACTTACAAATATTGGCAAATAGAATTAACCTTAATTACTAATACTTTTTCGAATAAAATATTGAACTTCAATATTAACTCATTTTTTACTCGACTCATGCCTATTGAAATAATGTTCTTAGCCTTGCTATATTTACTCTTCAAATATGCTAAACTTGCTAATTCTACTAGTTAAGGATCCCCATGTTTGCCTAAAATTTGCGGATCTTTGTTGCTTAAAAATTTAACAACTACAAAATTGGGAATTACTTCTAATCCAATGTTTGCGAGTTCAAAGCTAGATTTTTGTTAACCGACCAATACTACATTGATATCCTACATGGATTATTTACTAAAGTGATTTCGAACTAAGGTATTTGATAACACAACATTAACAAAATTTACATTATTTAACTATGAAACTCACGCGAGACATATAAGTAACACACATATTATACTAATTGATGCTCATACCTTTTCAAAGAATTCAGTTCCACAATTTAATGTCACTTATCAGGTATCAAATTATGTTACCTACGATTTCAGATGAATACCGTTTTCAGCTATGATTACTTAAACTTGTTCAAATCCAACCACTCAATACTTATTTCACAACGAAACAAAATTCTAACTAACATACTACTAATAATTTACAGATTGCAGTTTACGAACAAAAGAAAGCAGTTATAGTCAAGTATATCGTCCATATTCTTCATGAAGTTACAAAGATATATTATACAACTTCCTATCATTTGACTATTAAACTGCATATACAACTTGAGTACTCGACCACTTGAGTATTTTTTTTCACTTTAACAGCTACATCACAGGGGTTCGAAAGTGTACCTGATAATAGAAcagaagaagaaggtgaaaatCAGTAGATCAGTAGCAGACAACAGCAACAACCAGCACAGATACAGagtgacaaccaaaacaaacaatccCAGTAACCAAACAGTCCAGAAATCTAGTGAAGCAATGAAATGATAACAGAGGTCCAAAACTAAACACAGACAGATGCAAGGAAACAGTAGTTTTCTGTTTTTCAAACACTCAAAGAAAGCAGCCTGAAATTTTTAATGCAGAAATTCAGCCTTGACACTCTAACTCTAACTCTTAATgccaaaagtttttatttttctgaATATTAGAGTTCTTTTGTTCCAgaattttttctcttcttctttttttttagtcTGCCTTTTCTTCTGAAATCTTTTTCTGGTTTTTTTTTCCAGTCCCCTTTCTTTTCAGATCATCCCCCTTTTTATACAATCTGCCCgacccttcttcttttaaaaaaaaaatcagaattccCCACTCAAAATATGCTCTTATTACTTTAAATCTCATTAAGGAagccttttccctgattttcagcccccatttccttttgttccccattatcacattaaattaaagccattaacattccactaataacacactaatactaacatattattcctactgtttcattcccaaattgCCCATGAAAACCCTTAATATTACTGTCCTAGCCTAATAATCTGTACtttatcagctataaccaatttcctTAGTCAAATCAAAACAGCAATTCAAACCTCATAGATTAGACCAAACAGCAAACTATAACAGCTATAATCAATCCATCCTACCAAATTTTAATAACTAAATGACTAAAGCTGAATTCTAACTGGAAACAACAGACTCAACTTGAATCCAAACCGTATTAACACCACACTGGACTTAATAGAACCAACCATTAAAAACTGAAACTGGAAATTGAAATCAAAATCAACATCAGGCAGGATCATTGTCAGCATATTGACAAGCTTTGAAGCTAATTGTCTAAAGATCAACACATACAACACTCGACCTTAAACCATTTGACGAAACTACTAATAATACTTGAATTAATCGATGATAACTATTTATACAATTGCCTACAACACTTACAACAATCAATCAGAAATGGACAATTAGGCAATTCAAACAGCATTGACAAAAACAAAGGTTTgtaataaaacttaactaatcgactaaaatt
Coding sequences within it:
- the LOC107807372 gene encoding cyclase-like protein 2 isoform X2, whose amino-acid sequence is MVVPTFLLLLITLSQVILNPIVSLADSAYPSPYGIDSATSCQSTGSDDLIPVRREVYGDGRIFDITHRLSPDMPSWGLENGLGQFLWLPNSMKNGSLANNSEMKLPTHTGTHIDAPGHVYDHYFDAGFDIDTLDLEVLNGPALVVDVPRDKNLTAAVVQSLHIPKGVKRVLFRTLNTDRRLMWKKAFDTSYVGFMKDGAQWLVDNTDIKLVGIDYLSVAAFDDLIPSHLVFLKSREIILVEGLKLDDIETGIYNVHCLPLRLLGAEGSPIRCILIK